GTCCCATATTTGGACAACCCCAGCAATCCCGACAATCAGACGGCTGGATGGCTGGGTTGAGAGACGGTTGAGAGACAGACCGTTGAGAGACGGTTGAGAGACGGCTGTTTTTTGCACCCCGAACTGCCCGGATCCACGATCCTGGCGTTCGGGCTGCTGTGACGAGTGAGGAGAGCAACCCCAATGGGAGCCACAGCGCACAAGGCGACCCAGAGCACCAAGCCTGCGGAGGTCGAGCGAGGTTGGTTTGTGGTCGACGCCACGGATCTGGTGCTCGGCCGGCTGGCCACACGCATCGCCAGCGTGCTGCGCGGCAAGCACCGGCCGATCTTTACCCCCCATGTCGACACCGGGGAGTACGTGATCGTGGTGAACGCCGAAAAGATCAAACTCACGGGCAACAAGCTCGCGCAAAAGAAGTACTACTCACACTCGGGCTACAAAGGCTCGCTGAAAGAAATCACGGCGGGGAAACTTCTGGCTTCGGCCCATGCAGACCGTGTGGTTCGCAAGGCCGTGACGGGTATGCTGCCCAAGGGTTCTCTCGGTCGGAAGATGGCGACCAAGCTCAAGGTCTACACCGGTCCCAATCATCCCCACGCCTCACAGAAACCAGAGGAGCTGAAACTTGGCTGAGGTCACAATCGCCACTGGCAAGCGCAAGAGCGCCATCGCCCGGGTGCGGATCATGGCTGGCTCGGGCCAGATCATTGTCAATGGTCGCGCCTTTGACGAGTATTTTCCGCGGCCCGCACTGCACAAGGTCGTGCAACAACCGCTCGCGGACACCGAAACCCTCGAAACCTATGACATCCACGCAAACATCTGCGGTGGTGGCATCTCTGGCCAGGCCGGTGCCTTGCGCCACGGGATCGCCCGGGCGCTCGAGAAGCTCGATCCGGCGCGCCGCTTGACGCTGAAGCAGGCGGGGTATCTCACGCGAGACTCCCGTCGCAAGGAACGCAAGAAGTACGGACAGAAGGGCGCTCGCGCGCGCTTCCAGTTCTCGAAGCGTTGATCCTCGAGGGGATATGAGCTTTCTCTCGAAACGGGAGGCCCTTCGGGTCTCCCGTTTCCTTTTGAGACGACTTTTGAGTATTAACGGGTAGCTGAGACAGACAAAAAGAGAACTGAGATGAGAGTTGCGATCATAGGCGCGAGTGGATACACGGGTCTCGAACTGGTGCGCATCGTGCTGCGCCACCCAGAACTCGAGTTGGCCGTGGTGACATCCGAACAGCGCGTCGGGAAACCGGCGGCCGACTGCTTCCCCGCGCTTCGCGGCCTGACGGATCTGTGCTTCGAGGCCAACGATCCCCAGAGCCTGGCCGGGCGAGTCGATGTGGCCTTCAGCTGTCTACCCCATGCGGCCTCGGCCACGACCGTGGCTGCACTCCGCAAGGCTTCGATCGTGACCCTGGACATCTCGGCCGATTTCCGGCTGCGCAGCAAAGCGGTCTACGCCCAGTGGTATGGCGAGCACAAAGCCCCTGAGCTCTTTGGACAGGCGGTATACGGCATGCCCGAAATCTACCGGGAGCTGCTGCCGGGTGCTGCGCTGATCGCGGCGCCGGGTTGTTACCCGACCGGTGCCTTGCTCCCGATGCTGCCTTTCTTGCGCGCGGGGGTGGTGGAAACCGATGGAATCTTCGTCGACGCCAAGTCCGGGGTCTCCGGCGCCGGGCGCAGCCTGCAGGAGGGTTTCTTGTTTGCAGAACTCGACGGCAATTCCCATGCGTACAAGGTGGGGAGCCATCGGCACGGGCCAGAAATGGAACAGGAGGCGAGCCTCGCGGCCAATCGGGATGTCAGCTTGACCTTTGTCCCGTATCTGATTCCCACCATCCGCGGAATCGTCACCAGCGTGCTGATGCGTTCGCGGGGCGTTCTCAGCGCCGATACCGCGCAAGAAATTCTAGCTACGGCCTATGCGGACGAACCCTTCGTCAGGGTGTTGCCCCCAGGAGAAACGCCAAAGCTGCAGTCGGTAAAAGGAAGCAATTACTGCGATGTATCAGTGACGCTGGACGAGCGCACCGGGAACGTGGTTGCGCTCTCTGCGATCGACAACCTGGTGAAGGGCTCGGGCGGTCAGGCGGTTCAATGCCTGAACGTCATGCAGGGTTGGGACGAGACGACGGGACTAACCGAAATGGCGCTGCTGCCGTGAGTGCAAACACCGTTTGGCAGAAGTCGAGCGATGCGAGTGATGGTAGTCAGTATGCACATCGGATACTCTCTATTCGACCCCCACGGTTCACCCTATCGCACGCAGTAATGCATCGACCTCACCCGATGCAGCTTGAGCTGACGAATACTGACTCGATGGAACAAGTGAATGGGGGAGGGGGGAGGCGATGATGCACGCAAGGCAAACCAAATACATTTTTGTAACGGGGGGCGTGCTCTCTTCGTTGGGCAAAGGTCTCGCTTCGGCGTCCATCGGCGCGCTGATGGAAGCGCGCGGTTTGCGGGTCACGTTTCTAAAGCTGGATCCGTACCTGAACGTCGATCCCGGAACCATGAATCCGTTTCAACACGGCGAGGTTTACGTCACCGAAGACGGCGCCGAAACCGATCTCGATCTCGGCCACTACGAACGCTTCACCACATCGGTGCTGAGCCAGGTGAACAACGTCACCGCGGGCCGCATCTACGACACCGTGATCGCCAAAGAGCGCCGCGGCGACTACCTGGGTGGCACTGTCCAGGTTATCCCCCACGTGACGGATGAGATCAAAGAGCGCATCTACGAAGCAGCGCAGAACATCGACATCATCTTGGTCGAAATTGGCGGCACCGTGGGCGATATCGAATCGCTGCCGTTCCTGGAGGCGATTCGCCAGTTTCGCTCCGAGGTCGGCCGACAGCACACCTGCTTCATTCATGTGGCACCCGTGTTTTATCTGGCGACCGCGGGAGAGGTCAAGACCAAGCCCGTCCAGCACTCGGTGAAAGAGCTGCAGTCGGTGGGGATCGCGCCCGACATCATTCTCTGCCGCACTGACCGCTTCCTTTCCAAGAGCATCAAGGCCAAGATCGCGCTCTTCTGTAATGTCGACGAAGACGCCGTCATTACGGCAAAAGACGTCGACACCATCTACGACGTGCCGCTCGTGTTTGCGGGTGAGGGTCTGGACGAAAAAATCAGCCAGGTGCTGAACATGTGGACGGGGCGACCCGACCTGCGGAAATGGGAAGAACTTTCGACGGCCTTGCGCAACCCCGAAGGCCAAATCACCATCGTGATGGTGGGTAAGTACGTCGATCTCACCGAATCGTACAAGAGTCTGAACGAAGCGCTGGTGCACGGCGGCGTATCGATCAAAACCAAAGTGGTCATCGAGTACGTCGATTCAGAAAAGCTCGTCGACGCCAGTGTTCTTTCACAGGCAGACGGGATCCTGGTTCCCCACGGCTTTGGTTCGCGTGGGGCCGAAGGAAAGATTCGAGCGGTGCAATACGCGCGCGAAAACAAAATCCCCTATCTCGGGATTTGCTTCGGCATGCAACTCGCGGTCTGCGAATTTGCCCGCAATGTCGCAGGACTTGAGGGAGCCAACTCCACGGAAGTGAGTAGCGATACGCCGCATCCTGTGATCGCGCTGCTACCCGGCCAGGAAGAGATCGAAGACAAGGGCGCGACCATGCGCCTGGGTGCCTATCCCTGTGTATTGAAGGAGGGGACCCGAGCCCACGCGGCCTACGGCAAGACCGAGATCAGCGAACGCCACCGACACCGCTACGAATTCAACAACGAGTACCGAGAGCGCCTGTCGGAAGCGGGAATGGTCTTTTCGGGCATGTCACCGGACGGCAATCTCATCGAGGTCATCGAACTCCCAGATCACCCCTTCTTCATAGCGTCTCAGTTCCATCCGGAGTTCGCCTCCAAGCCCTTCGATCCCCACCCTCTGTTCGTGGCCTTCACCGAAGCCGCCCGAGCCCACCGGGACGAGGAGGCCTAGGCCGGCCACTTCCCATCTTTCCGCTTCCCCACTTTCCAGCTGCCCAGGCCAGCTTGCAATCCGCGCCGTTGGCGCTAAAAACTGCTTTCTTGATGGGACGTTAGCTCAGTTGGCTAGAGCACTGCCTTCACACGGCAGGGGTCGGTGGTTCGAGTCCACTACGTCCCACCATGCTGGCCCGGTAGCTCAGCTGGATAGAGCACCAGCCTCCGAAGCTGGGGGTCGTGCGTTCGAATCGCACCCGGGTCACCATTTTTCAACTACTTACGAGGTTCAGAAAAAATCCTGGGACGGTTCGGGACGGTCCTGGGACGGTAAGCACTTTCGCCTCTTGGAGTTGCCAGAAAACCCAGATCATCGTCGGCCTTGTGCATGGCATGGGCATAGGTCCGAAGCGTAATGGTCGGGTCCGAGTGCCCCAGGATCTCTGCCACCCACTTGATGTTCCGGCCAGACTCAAGCGCCAATGTCGCAAACGTATGCCGGCAGCAATGCAGGTTTAGTGGTCGAACCTCCTTCTTGGCTGCGGCGGTAGTGAGTCGCGTGAACGAACGGTTGAAGTTCCGCTCCATAAGCTGCTGGCCTTGGGCCGAGAGGAACACCCAGCCCGGATCGGCGAAGCCTTCTCGTCGATGCCGCGTCTCGGCCATGTCGTGCAGCACGCCTGCCAGTTCAGCCGACAGCGGGACTTCGCGCGCCTTGCCGCTCTTCGGCACTGTGACCTTCCCGCGAACCATTGCCCGGCGAATCGTGATCCTCAAGCGATCAAAGTCCACATCCCCCCAGCGCAGCGCAAGCATTTCGCCGCGCCGCATTCCGGTGTGCAGCAGTGCGAGAACGGCGGGGTATATGGTCTTCTCTTTGGCTTCTGCAATCTCGAGCAGAGTGCGTGATTCCTTGAACGTCCATGAATCAATGCGCCCGACTTCCTTTTTGTAACGCCTTGCCACAG
This Myxococcales bacterium DNA region includes the following protein-coding sequences:
- the rplM gene encoding 50S ribosomal protein L13 → MGATAHKATQSTKPAEVERGWFVVDATDLVLGRLATRIASVLRGKHRPIFTPHVDTGEYVIVVNAEKIKLTGNKLAQKKYYSHSGYKGSLKEITAGKLLASAHADRVVRKAVTGMLPKGSLGRKMATKLKVYTGPNHPHASQKPEELKLG
- a CDS encoding N-acetyl-gamma-glutamyl-phosphate reductase; the protein is MRVAIIGASGYTGLELVRIVLRHPELELAVVTSEQRVGKPAADCFPALRGLTDLCFEANDPQSLAGRVDVAFSCLPHAASATTVAALRKASIVTLDISADFRLRSKAVYAQWYGEHKAPELFGQAVYGMPEIYRELLPGAALIAAPGCYPTGALLPMLPFLRAGVVETDGIFVDAKSGVSGAGRSLQEGFLFAELDGNSHAYKVGSHRHGPEMEQEASLAANRDVSLTFVPYLIPTIRGIVTSVLMRSRGVLSADTAQEILATAYADEPFVRVLPPGETPKLQSVKGSNYCDVSVTLDERTGNVVALSAIDNLVKGSGGQAVQCLNVMQGWDETTGLTEMALLP
- the rpsI gene encoding 30S ribosomal protein S9 translates to MAEVTIATGKRKSAIARVRIMAGSGQIIVNGRAFDEYFPRPALHKVVQQPLADTETLETYDIHANICGGGISGQAGALRHGIARALEKLDPARRLTLKQAGYLTRDSRRKERKKYGQKGARARFQFSKR
- a CDS encoding site-specific integrase — its product is MAKMEAGKSEAVAFNAVSLLRRVCTLYVEEGLLDKNPAKGARKIVSTVARRYKKEVGRIDSWTFKESRTLLEIAEAKEKTIYPAVLALLHTGMRRGEMLALRWGDVDFDRLRITIRRAMVRGKVTVPKSGKAREVPLSAELAGVLHDMAETRHRREGFADPGWVFLSAQGQQLMERNFNRSFTRLTTAAAKKEVRPLNLHCCRHTFATLALESGRNIKWVAEILGHSDPTITLRTYAHAMHKADDDLGFLATPRGESAYRPRTVPNRPRIFSEPRK
- a CDS encoding CTP synthase produces the protein MHARQTKYIFVTGGVLSSLGKGLASASIGALMEARGLRVTFLKLDPYLNVDPGTMNPFQHGEVYVTEDGAETDLDLGHYERFTTSVLSQVNNVTAGRIYDTVIAKERRGDYLGGTVQVIPHVTDEIKERIYEAAQNIDIILVEIGGTVGDIESLPFLEAIRQFRSEVGRQHTCFIHVAPVFYLATAGEVKTKPVQHSVKELQSVGIAPDIILCRTDRFLSKSIKAKIALFCNVDEDAVITAKDVDTIYDVPLVFAGEGLDEKISQVLNMWTGRPDLRKWEELSTALRNPEGQITIVMVGKYVDLTESYKSLNEALVHGGVSIKTKVVIEYVDSEKLVDASVLSQADGILVPHGFGSRGAEGKIRAVQYARENKIPYLGICFGMQLAVCEFARNVAGLEGANSTEVSSDTPHPVIALLPGQEEIEDKGATMRLGAYPCVLKEGTRAHAAYGKTEISERHRHRYEFNNEYRERLSEAGMVFSGMSPDGNLIEVIELPDHPFFIASQFHPEFASKPFDPHPLFVAFTEAARAHRDEEA